A genomic region of Natronomonas salsuginis contains the following coding sequences:
- a CDS encoding ACT domain-containing protein has protein sequence MTDTPDGLGPHDRPQPTGSRTPAGVRVSDSGRSVPTDQRAVLSAVVTNDPGVTAEVTSLLARRQINIERIVGEPMGDGAHSRITFVLEPPHPGVEQVRRQVEKLLPVISVEERDIDIAKRLTADIDS, from the coding sequence ATGACTGACACACCCGATGGACTCGGACCACACGACCGCCCTCAACCGACGGGCAGTCGAACGCCTGCCGGAGTCCGAGTTTCGGATTCTGGTAGGTCGGTCCCCACGGATCAACGAGCCGTCCTGTCCGCAGTCGTAACCAACGATCCGGGTGTTACGGCCGAAGTAACTAGCCTCCTCGCTCGACGACAGATAAACATCGAGCGAATCGTTGGGGAACCAATGGGCGATGGTGCGCACTCGAGAATTACCTTCGTACTCGAACCACCACATCCCGGCGTCGAACAGGTTCGACGCCAAGTCGAGAAGCTCCTTCCAGTAATCTCTGTTGAAGAGCGCGACATCGACATCGCAAAGCGGCTCACCGCTGATATCGATTCCTAG
- the ilvB gene encoding biosynthetic-type acetolactate synthase large subunit, translating into MTKQLTDSRDTPTEPSDRSATTGADSIIASLEAATVKHVFGVQGGAIMPVYDALYSSDIQHITMAHEQGASHAADAYGIVAGVPGVCFATSGPGATNLITGLADADMDSDPVLALTGQVPKEFLGRDAFQETDTIGVTLPVTKANYIAADTESISETVGEAFMLAQSGRPGPTLVDLPKDVTSRETESTVIEPKLPSTHQTTDPADTEHVCVAAEALANAEQPIILSGGGVIKGNAWDELRRFAIEYRIPVVTTMPGIGSFPEDHELSMKVAGMHGAGYGNLALQHADVMLAVGTRFDDRLTGGVETFAPDAEVAHVDIDPAEISKIIHADYPLVGDASTVLNQLYEAMPSAPDTEQWRQQCRAWKEEYPLAYTIDEDGPVKPQFVVEAMDALTPDDTIVTTGVGQHQMWAFQYWTYRHPRTWVSSHGLGTMGYGLPAAIGARYAADDDQSVVCFDGDGSFLMTLQELSVAVREELDITVIVLNNAAVGMVRQWQDAFFGGRRVASEYPWIPRFDSIAEGFGARGFRVETHDEVKSTLEAAYEYDGPSVVDVHIDPEEDVYPIVPSGGNNTKFAMNEQELEEL; encoded by the coding sequence ATGACAAAACAACTCACCGACTCGCGAGATACGCCTACTGAACCGTCTGATCGATCCGCCACGACTGGCGCTGATTCGATCATTGCGTCGTTGGAAGCCGCTACTGTCAAACACGTGTTTGGCGTTCAGGGTGGCGCCATTATGCCGGTCTACGACGCGTTATACAGTTCCGACATTCAACATATTACGATGGCCCACGAACAAGGGGCATCACACGCTGCGGATGCGTATGGCATCGTTGCTGGAGTGCCTGGCGTCTGCTTTGCGACTTCCGGCCCGGGAGCGACTAATTTGATCACGGGGCTTGCTGACGCGGACATGGACTCCGATCCTGTTCTCGCATTGACTGGTCAGGTTCCCAAGGAGTTTCTTGGGCGAGATGCCTTCCAAGAGACCGATACGATCGGCGTCACGCTGCCCGTAACGAAGGCAAATTACATTGCAGCCGATACCGAGTCCATCAGCGAGACGGTCGGTGAGGCATTCATGCTCGCACAGTCTGGGCGCCCGGGACCGACGCTCGTCGATCTCCCGAAAGACGTCACAAGCCGTGAGACCGAGTCCACGGTGATCGAACCGAAACTTCCCTCGACTCACCAAACGACGGATCCCGCCGACACTGAACATGTCTGTGTCGCAGCCGAAGCACTCGCCAATGCGGAGCAGCCGATTATTCTCTCCGGTGGTGGTGTAATCAAAGGAAACGCGTGGGACGAACTTCGACGGTTCGCCATCGAGTATCGCATCCCTGTCGTGACGACAATGCCTGGAATCGGATCGTTCCCCGAGGATCACGAACTCTCGATGAAGGTCGCCGGCATGCACGGTGCTGGATATGGGAACTTGGCGCTGCAACACGCTGACGTGATGCTCGCCGTCGGAACTCGGTTTGACGATCGACTCACCGGCGGCGTCGAGACGTTTGCTCCGGATGCTGAGGTTGCACACGTCGACATCGACCCCGCAGAGATTTCGAAAATCATCCATGCTGATTATCCACTGGTTGGGGATGCTTCAACGGTACTCAACCAATTGTACGAGGCAATGCCCAGCGCGCCTGACACGGAGCAATGGCGACAACAGTGTCGAGCGTGGAAAGAAGAATATCCGTTAGCGTACACAATCGACGAGGACGGGCCAGTAAAACCACAGTTCGTCGTCGAGGCGATGGATGCGCTAACGCCGGACGATACCATCGTCACGACCGGTGTGGGCCAACATCAGATGTGGGCCTTCCAGTACTGGACGTATCGACACCCACGGACGTGGGTCTCTTCGCATGGGTTGGGGACGATGGGATACGGTCTTCCGGCGGCTATCGGCGCACGCTATGCCGCGGATGACGATCAGTCCGTGGTCTGCTTCGATGGCGACGGCTCGTTCCTCATGACGCTCCAAGAGCTATCGGTGGCCGTTCGCGAGGAACTCGATATTACCGTCATCGTCCTGAACAACGCTGCAGTCGGGATGGTTCGACAGTGGCAAGATGCGTTCTTTGGTGGTCGTCGAGTGGCATCTGAGTACCCGTGGATCCCTCGGTTCGATTCCATAGCCGAAGGGTTCGGTGCACGCGGGTTCCGCGTCGAGACGCACGATGAAGTCAAGTCGACGCTCGAGGCAGCGTACGAGTACGATGGCCCAAGCGTCGTCGATGTCCACATCGACCCTGAAGAGGACGTTTATCCGATCGTCCCAAGCGGCGGGAACAACACGAAGTTCGCGATGAACGAACAGGAACTAGAGGAACTATGA
- the panB gene encoding 3-methyl-2-oxobutanoate hydroxymethyltransferase: MGRLSIPDIFEKYENGERLAMLTAYDAPIARQVDNGGVDMILVGDSAGDNQLGYKGTLPVTLDESLSNTAAVSRGVEDAMVIGDMPFLSYGTSLEESVKNAGRFIKEADADAVKLETAPYGQTTIDIVSRLTELGIPVVGHIGLTPQRMNQIGGGYVQGRGDENSTSVDALVETAQQLEDAGAFLIILEAVTEETGKRVTEAVDVPTVGIGAGRHVNGQVLVINDVLGLNETSYKLSKQYVDLNSIIGGAVTEYVSEVKGGNFPGRENTFDPIYED; the protein is encoded by the coding sequence ATGGGGCGTTTGTCAATTCCCGATATTTTTGAAAAGTACGAAAACGGTGAACGTTTGGCAATGTTGACTGCGTACGATGCGCCGATAGCACGGCAGGTCGATAACGGAGGCGTCGACATGATTCTAGTCGGAGATAGTGCAGGGGACAACCAATTGGGATACAAAGGTACACTCCCTGTGACGCTCGACGAGTCACTCTCAAACACTGCCGCCGTCAGTCGAGGGGTCGAAGACGCGATGGTGATCGGCGACATGCCGTTTCTATCATACGGTACATCGCTCGAGGAGTCCGTGAAGAACGCTGGGAGATTTATTAAGGAAGCGGACGCAGACGCGGTGAAGTTAGAAACCGCCCCATACGGACAGACGACGATCGATATCGTGTCCCGACTCACCGAACTCGGGATACCGGTTGTCGGGCATATCGGTCTGACACCGCAGCGTATGAATCAGATCGGCGGGGGATACGTCCAAGGACGGGGAGACGAAAACTCGACGAGCGTCGACGCGCTTGTCGAGACGGCACAGCAACTCGAGGACGCGGGCGCATTTTTGATCATCCTCGAAGCGGTGACCGAAGAGACAGGAAAGCGTGTCACCGAAGCGGTCGACGTTCCGACGGTCGGAATCGGGGCGGGGAGACATGTAAATGGACAAGTGCTCGTAATAAACGACGTACTCGGACTTAACGAGACCTCTTATAAATTATCGAAGCAGTATGTCGATCTCAATTCGATCATCGGTGGCGCTGTAACGGAGTACGTCAGCGAAGTCAAAGGCGGTAACTTCCCCGGTCGTGAGAACACGTTCGATCCAATCTACGAAGACTAG
- a CDS encoding MATE family efflux transporter, protein MGVRDSLDALFKGPDEFDLTSGSIGKPLFFLSLPIVVTNLLQTAYNLADTFWLGQYSTDALAAISFAFPMVFLLISFGMGISVAGSVLVAQYTGANEEREAEYAASQTVTFALIASVILGGTGYLLVGDFLAIMGASEDVLPMASSYMQVISLGLTFMFGFFVFVALMRGHGDTITPMLVMFGSVVLNIVLDPFVIFGWGPFPELGIEGAALATVFSRGLALVVGLAIMFRGARGVQIHLRDMVPDSSYLKRLVRIGLPASIEGTGRAVSMNLLLFIVALFPDPVVAAYGIGTRVFSVIFLPAIAVARGVETMTGQNIGANEPDRAAAAAGLAAKTLFVVLSAAGVLVFFVPEPIVSVFVGADQENAVRVVEVGTQFLRYVALTFGFIGIMRAYTGSFRGAGKTLTAAAISVLMLGVVRFPIAWVAAGELGSSGIWLSFAISNVVGALLAYAWYGRGTWREGNLTGSPVDVDEASVSTDD, encoded by the coding sequence ATGGGGGTTCGAGACTCGCTTGATGCTCTGTTCAAAGGCCCCGACGAGTTCGATCTCACCTCGGGGAGCATCGGCAAGCCGCTGTTTTTCCTCTCGCTGCCGATCGTCGTGACGAACCTGCTTCAGACGGCGTACAACCTCGCAGACACCTTCTGGCTCGGCCAGTACAGCACTGACGCGCTGGCCGCGATCAGTTTTGCGTTCCCGATGGTCTTTTTGCTCATCTCGTTCGGGATGGGCATCTCTGTCGCCGGCAGCGTCCTCGTCGCGCAGTACACCGGCGCGAACGAGGAGCGCGAAGCCGAGTACGCGGCCTCACAGACCGTGACGTTCGCGCTGATCGCCTCGGTGATCCTGGGTGGGACCGGCTACCTGCTTGTCGGAGACTTTCTCGCGATAATGGGAGCCTCGGAGGACGTGCTGCCGATGGCATCGAGTTATATGCAGGTCATCTCGCTGGGTCTCACGTTCATGTTCGGTTTTTTTGTGTTCGTCGCGCTCATGCGCGGGCATGGAGACACGATCACGCCGATGCTCGTGATGTTCGGCTCCGTCGTACTCAACATCGTCCTCGATCCGTTTGTCATATTCGGATGGGGGCCGTTCCCCGAACTCGGCATCGAGGGCGCGGCGCTCGCGACCGTCTTCTCGCGTGGACTCGCGCTCGTCGTCGGGCTGGCGATCATGTTCCGCGGGGCGCGCGGCGTCCAGATTCACCTCCGAGACATGGTGCCGGACTCCAGCTATCTCAAGCGACTCGTCCGGATCGGCCTGCCCGCCTCGATCGAGGGGACCGGCCGGGCGGTCTCGATGAACCTCCTGTTGTTCATCGTCGCGCTCTTCCCCGATCCGGTGGTCGCCGCCTACGGCATCGGCACGCGCGTGTTCTCCGTGATCTTCCTCCCGGCGATCGCCGTTGCCCGCGGCGTCGAGACGATGACCGGCCAGAACATCGGCGCGAACGAGCCCGACAGAGCCGCCGCGGCCGCCGGGCTCGCCGCGAAGACGCTGTTCGTCGTGCTCTCCGCGGCCGGCGTGCTTGTGTTCTTCGTCCCGGAACCGATCGTGTCGGTGTTCGTCGGTGCCGACCAGGAGAACGCCGTCCGCGTCGTCGAGGTCGGCACCCAGTTCCTGCGCTACGTCGCGCTGACCTTCGGGTTCATCGGCATCATGCGCGCGTACACGGGGAGCTTCCGCGGCGCGGGCAAGACGCTCACCGCCGCCGCGATCTCCGTGCTGATGCTCGGTGTCGTCCGCTTTCCGATCGCGTGGGTCGCCGCCGGCGAACTCGGCTCGTCGGGTATCTGGCTGTCCTTTGCGATCTCGAACGTTGTCGGCGCGCTCCTCGCCTACGCGTGGTACGGCCGCGGGACGTGGCGAGAGGGCAACCTCACGGGATCGCCGGTCGACGTCGACGAGGCGAGCGTTTCGACGGACGACTGA
- a CDS encoding TetR/AcrR family transcriptional regulator, whose translation MADDSDSSRSNAHGEIMRATYRALRDHGYANLTIKRIAEEYGKSTAAVHYHYDTKDELLAAFLDYLLGRFKDTVHEVEIIDPERRLDSLLDQLLIEPNDHRDLLIAMLEMRSQAPYREAFGERFRGSDAYVRYILRTVIEQGVAAGAFDDVDVDHAARALMTVVVGAQTRDAVLNDDESDAFETARRLADEYVSAVLIDDDSGAN comes from the coding sequence ATGGCCGACGATTCGGATTCGTCGAGGTCGAACGCACACGGGGAGATCATGCGGGCAACGTATCGCGCGCTGCGCGATCACGGCTATGCAAACCTCACGATCAAGCGGATCGCCGAGGAGTACGGCAAATCGACGGCGGCGGTTCACTACCACTACGACACGAAGGACGAGCTTCTGGCCGCGTTTCTCGACTACCTGCTCGGCCGGTTCAAGGACACGGTCCACGAGGTCGAGATCATCGATCCCGAACGGCGTCTCGATTCGCTGTTGGATCAGCTCCTGATCGAACCAAACGACCACCGGGATCTGTTGATCGCGATGTTGGAGATGCGCAGTCAGGCACCGTACAGGGAGGCGTTCGGCGAACGGTTTCGAGGCAGCGACGCGTACGTTCGGTACATCCTGCGAACGGTGATCGAGCAGGGCGTCGCGGCGGGTGCGTTCGACGACGTTGACGTCGATCACGCCGCCAGAGCGCTCATGACGGTCGTCGTCGGCGCACAGACCCGAGATGCTGTCCTGAACGACGACGAATCGGACGCTTTCGAGACCGCGCGGCGGCTGGCCGACGAGTACGTCTCGGCCGTGCTCATCGACGACGATTCGGGGGCGAACTGA
- a CDS encoding zinc ribbon domain-containing protein, producing the protein MARPISRKRPWLAALLGTLATGLGHLYLRRWLRAVGWLAALFGVTALFVDPAAIEAYANGNAVSVLSVAPALLVTACSAVDAYLLARVQNLIAGSRATADRGRQSTAVDDSRPCPNCGQSLDPGLEFCHWCTTELNGVHVARESNDGDRAEP; encoded by the coding sequence ATGGCCCGACCGATCTCGCGGAAACGACCGTGGCTCGCAGCGCTGCTCGGGACGCTCGCGACCGGACTCGGTCACCTCTACCTCCGACGGTGGTTGCGCGCGGTGGGCTGGCTCGCCGCGCTCTTCGGGGTCACCGCGCTCTTCGTCGACCCCGCGGCGATCGAGGCGTACGCGAACGGGAACGCCGTCAGCGTGCTCTCGGTCGCGCCTGCCCTGCTCGTGACAGCTTGTAGCGCCGTGGACGCGTACCTCCTCGCCCGCGTCCAGAACCTGATCGCCGGGTCGCGGGCGACCGCTGACCGTGGCCGCCAGTCCACCGCCGTGGATGATTCTCGCCCGTGTCCAAACTGCGGGCAGTCGCTCGACCCGGGCTTAGAGTTCTGTCACTGGTGTACAACCGAACTTAACGGGGTACACGTGGCGCGAGAATCGAATGACGGCGACCGAGCCGAGCCCTGA
- a CDS encoding GtrA family protein: MIRSFIRNLVGGPFAPQMRRFVIVGIVAAGIQMVLLWAFVDVAGVNYLLGAVIAIEITIVLTYVANNAWTFRARRNDWVVEYLIGLVKTNLVRGTAIPIQLAVLYAFVEWGGLSYLLANAIAIGVSGLYRYVLDARWTWRR, encoded by the coding sequence ATGATCCGATCGTTCATCCGCAACCTCGTCGGGGGGCCGTTCGCGCCGCAGATGCGCCGGTTCGTCATCGTCGGGATCGTCGCTGCGGGCATCCAGATGGTCCTGCTGTGGGCGTTCGTCGATGTCGCGGGAGTGAACTATCTGCTCGGCGCGGTGATCGCGATCGAGATTACCATCGTGCTCACGTACGTCGCCAACAACGCGTGGACGTTCCGTGCGCGGCGAAACGACTGGGTCGTCGAGTACCTGATCGGACTGGTCAAGACGAACCTGGTCCGCGGGACAGCGATCCCGATCCAACTGGCTGTTCTGTACGCGTTCGTCGAGTGGGGCGGGCTGTCGTATCTGCTCGCCAACGCGATCGCCATCGGGGTGAGCGGACTCTATCGGTACGTTCTCGACGCGCGATGGACGTGGAGGAGATAA
- a CDS encoding LLM class flavin-dependent oxidoreductase produces MDLSVVDLSPIPDGGTASDAYANTVETARQAERLGYSRFWVAEHHGLTETLAGTTPEVLLGRLAAETDSIRLGSGAILLNHYSPFKIAEVFGALDGLAPGRIDAGLGRANGSPASDRALGTDRYVENPDADHAEKVEAVVNHLYDAYPDEHAYSDLGIPRSGAETPIPWVLGSSPSSAELAGKLGLRYCFAAFIRPQFAEYAFEAYREHFEPSSLAGGVEEPHGMVAANAICAPTDEGAARLRAIAEATYKRMRRGVTGTRPSVEKVIDELGGVPEPTPATLPDDEWPRAISGSPETLAGLLEQLADRVGADEMMIQHVVADHDDALRSHELLAEGVELDPRD; encoded by the coding sequence ATGGATCTCTCGGTAGTCGATCTCTCTCCGATCCCCGATGGCGGCACCGCGAGCGACGCCTATGCGAACACGGTCGAAACGGCCAGACAGGCCGAACGGCTCGGATACAGCCGATTCTGGGTGGCCGAACATCACGGGCTGACCGAGACGCTCGCCGGAACCACGCCGGAAGTGTTGCTCGGACGCCTCGCCGCCGAGACCGACTCGATCCGGCTCGGCTCTGGGGCGATACTGCTCAACCACTACAGCCCATTCAAGATCGCCGAGGTGTTCGGCGCGCTCGACGGGCTCGCCCCCGGCCGGATCGACGCCGGGTTGGGGCGGGCGAACGGCTCGCCCGCGTCCGACCGCGCGCTCGGGACCGACCGGTATGTGGAGAACCCTGACGCGGATCACGCCGAGAAGGTCGAAGCCGTCGTCAACCACTTGTACGACGCCTACCCCGACGAGCACGCCTACAGCGATCTCGGTATCCCGCGTTCGGGGGCCGAAACGCCCATCCCGTGGGTGCTCGGATCGAGCCCATCGAGCGCGGAGCTCGCGGGCAAGCTCGGCCTACGCTACTGTTTTGCGGCCTTCATCAGACCGCAGTTCGCTGAGTACGCCTTCGAAGCCTACCGCGAGCACTTCGAGCCGTCGTCGCTGGCCGGCGGCGTCGAGGAGCCGCACGGCATGGTCGCCGCGAACGCGATCTGCGCGCCGACCGACGAGGGGGCCGCGCGGCTTCGGGCGATCGCGGAGGCGACCTACAAGCGGATGCGACGCGGCGTGACCGGCACCCGCCCCTCGGTCGAGAAGGTCATCGACGAACTGGGCGGCGTGCCGGAGCCGACGCCGGCAACGCTCCCGGACGACGAGTGGCCGCGGGCGATCTCGGGGAGCCCGGAGACGCTCGCGGGACTGCTCGAACAGCTCGCCGATCGCGTCGGCGCCGACGAGATGATGATCCAACACGTCGTCGCCGACCACGACGACGCCCTCCGCTCGCACGAGCTGTTGGCCGAGGGAGTCGAGCTCGATCCCCGCGATTAG
- a CDS encoding MBL fold metallo-hydrolase, producing the protein MATFQMIADVYGIDIEVFDSGFISVYLFDDDEPTLVDAGTPSGTDAIVEGMTECGVDPESLENLVLSHVHVDHSGAASALVELNPDLDVYIHELTAPHLIDPEALIESSRAAMGEHFAEVGAQGPVPESNVRTVPDAGTTLDIGEHTLELVHLPGHSPDHFAVWNEARELLFAAECLGGYLERADQWFPPATLPNFDVAAIDCAIDRLEALDPAHVLLPHFGVWPDDPDDVFELARRELHRFDDRILTTHDETGSRDATLRMVADELLDVSPPYSAAVESFYARLITDGYLKYHDRL; encoded by the coding sequence ATGGCTACGTTTCAGATGATAGCGGACGTGTATGGGATCGACATCGAGGTGTTCGATTCGGGGTTCATATCCGTGTATCTCTTCGACGACGATGAACCGACCCTCGTCGACGCCGGCACGCCGTCGGGCACCGACGCGATCGTCGAGGGGATGACCGAGTGCGGTGTCGACCCTGAATCGCTCGAGAACCTCGTGTTGTCACACGTCCACGTCGACCACTCCGGCGCGGCGAGCGCGCTGGTCGAACTGAACCCCGATCTCGACGTGTACATCCACGAGCTGACAGCCCCGCATCTGATCGATCCGGAGGCGCTCATCGAGAGCAGCCGCGCCGCGATGGGTGAGCACTTCGCGGAGGTCGGCGCACAGGGGCCGGTTCCGGAGTCGAACGTTCGGACGGTCCCGGACGCGGGCACGACGCTCGACATCGGCGAGCACACGCTCGAACTCGTCCACCTGCCGGGGCACTCGCCGGACCACTTCGCGGTCTGGAACGAAGCGCGCGAGTTGCTGTTCGCCGCGGAGTGTCTCGGCGGCTACCTCGAACGCGCCGACCAGTGGTTCCCGCCCGCGACGCTGCCGAACTTCGACGTCGCCGCGATCGACTGCGCCATCGACCGGCTCGAAGCGCTCGACCCGGCCCACGTCCTGCTCCCGCACTTCGGCGTCTGGCCGGACGATCCTGACGACGTCTTCGAACTTGCCCGGCGGGAGCTGCACCGGTTCGACGACCGCATCCTCACGACCCACGACGAGACCGGCTCGCGGGATGCGACCCTACGGATGGTCGCCGACGAACTGCTCGACGTGTCACCGCCGTACTCGGCCGCCGTCGAGTCCTTCTACGCGCGGCTCATCACCGACGGCTACCTGAAGTACCACGATCGTCTCTAA
- a CDS encoding 3-dehydroquinate synthase II, translating into MTRSVWLKADDEVGDWEARKRRITAGLEAGIDWVLVDQRDVGRVRELGRVDVAAFAGDDVHVMDAETEDAPEPDAVIVGKDGEGDGTVDLPSDLSGSADLTTLRRSDTLGGAYVRILNADYESFAEAAAEDADFTIVVGEDWKIIPLENLIARIGDETDLVTGVRNAEEARTAFETLELGADAVLLDTDDPDEIRATVEVRNATERETLDLEYATVTDLEETGSADRVCVDTASMLEHDEGMLVGSMSRGLFFVHAETADSPYVASRPFRVNAGAVHAYVRTPDGGTKYLAELKSGDEVQIVDTAGNTREAIVGRAKIEKRPMFRIEAELENGDRIETLLQNAETIKVATESGRKAVTDLAVDDEVLVRYEDVARHFGEAVEESIIEK; encoded by the coding sequence ATGACACGCTCCGTGTGGCTGAAAGCCGACGACGAGGTCGGCGATTGGGAGGCGCGAAAGCGTCGCATCACCGCCGGACTCGAAGCCGGCATCGACTGGGTGCTCGTCGATCAACGCGACGTCGGCCGCGTCAGGGAACTCGGCCGCGTCGACGTGGCCGCCTTCGCCGGCGACGACGTGCACGTGATGGACGCCGAAACCGAGGACGCGCCCGAACCGGACGCCGTCATCGTCGGCAAGGACGGCGAGGGCGACGGCACCGTCGATCTCCCCTCCGATCTCTCCGGCTCGGCTGACCTGACGACGCTTCGCCGTTCCGACACCCTCGGTGGGGCGTACGTCCGCATCCTCAACGCCGACTACGAATCGTTCGCCGAGGCGGCCGCCGAGGACGCCGACTTCACCATCGTCGTCGGCGAGGACTGGAAGATCATCCCTCTCGAAAATCTCATCGCCCGGATCGGCGACGAGACGGATCTCGTGACCGGCGTCCGAAACGCCGAGGAGGCCCGGACGGCCTTCGAAACGCTCGAACTCGGCGCCGACGCGGTGTTGCTCGACACGGACGATCCCGACGAGATCAGAGCGACTGTCGAGGTCCGGAACGCGACCGAACGCGAGACGCTCGATCTGGAGTACGCGACCGTGACCGACCTCGAGGAAACCGGCTCGGCGGACCGGGTCTGCGTCGACACGGCGTCGATGCTCGAACACGACGAGGGGATGCTCGTGGGCTCGATGAGCCGTGGGCTCTTTTTCGTCCACGCCGAGACCGCCGACTCGCCGTACGTCGCGTCGCGACCCTTCCGCGTCAACGCCGGCGCGGTCCACGCCTACGTTCGCACACCCGACGGCGGGACGAAGTATCTCGCCGAGTTGAAATCCGGCGACGAGGTCCAAATCGTCGACACGGCAGGCAACACACGTGAAGCGATCGTCGGCCGCGCGAAGATCGAGAAGCGGCCGATGTTCCGGATCGAGGCTGAACTCGAAAACGGCGATCGGATCGAGACGCTGTTGCAGAACGCCGAGACGATCAAGGTCGCCACGGAGTCCGGCCGCAAGGCGGTCACCGACCTCGCGGTCGACGACGAGGTGCTCGTCCGCTACGAGGACGTGGCGCGACACTTCGGCGAGGCCGTCGAGGAGTCGATCATCGAGAAGTAG
- a CDS encoding helix-turn-helix domain-containing protein: MIDLDLDMRQYDCPFIDTTDEVDVSFSAMQWHLDTNRRQLETRLLVEADSRAALDNGLDQLCDHRNMADCETLQKQGGVATIRTLIEQTDAMGVVKDHDGYITGPFKIEDGTEMWHVGFDDETTADRALSELDDGNDVVVEGRTDLSITELFDVIENAGPAHRFLDSCRKLTDTERTTLVTAAEAGYFETPRAVSLDDLAAEFDVSKTAVSMNLRRAERKLVDSTVDSMSSIQGIE; encoded by the coding sequence ATGATCGATCTCGATCTCGATATGCGGCAATACGACTGCCCGTTCATCGACACCACCGACGAGGTCGACGTGAGCTTTTCGGCGATGCAGTGGCATTTGGACACGAACCGCCGACAGCTCGAGACTCGATTGCTCGTCGAGGCGGACTCGCGAGCCGCACTCGACAACGGGCTCGACCAACTGTGCGACCACCGAAACATGGCCGACTGCGAAACGCTACAAAAGCAGGGCGGGGTCGCGACGATCCGGACGCTCATTGAACAGACCGACGCGATGGGCGTCGTCAAGGATCACGACGGCTACATCACGGGCCCGTTCAAGATCGAGGACGGCACGGAGATGTGGCACGTCGGCTTCGACGACGAGACGACCGCCGACCGGGCGCTCTCAGAACTCGACGACGGCAACGACGTGGTCGTCGAAGGGCGCACCGATCTGTCGATCACGGAGCTGTTCGACGTCATCGAGAACGCCGGGCCGGCCCACCGGTTCTTGGACAGTTGTCGGAAGCTGACCGACACCGAGCGAACCACGCTCGTGACGGCCGCTGAGGCGGGCTACTTCGAGACCCCCCGTGCGGTGTCGCTCGACGACCTCGCCGCGGAGTTCGACGTCTCGAAGACCGCCGTCTCGATGAACCTCCGGCGCGCCGAGCGAAAACTGGTCGATTCGACGGTCGATTCGATGTCATCGATTCAGGGCATCGAGTAG
- a CDS encoding sensor histidine kinase yields the protein MGRAHADGDDETEADWRLERRHDRLETYRSVVSHDLRTPLNVAQGYLDFVRSGDAEDEDELLEQVAVSLDRLEAYLADLGTLEAQGTPVEETEPIDIADVASETWASVDTVDASLEIETAATVRADRGRLVAAFRNVYRNAVEHGGASVAVTVGDLDDGFYVEDDGDGPDVGGYDDLFEPGVSTTDGATGLGLAIVEQIAAAHRWRVSATEGRDGGVRIEFRNAR from the coding sequence ATGGGACGCGCGCACGCCGATGGCGACGACGAAACCGAAGCCGACTGGCGGCTCGAACGCCGCCACGACCGGCTCGAAACGTACCGAAGCGTCGTCTCGCACGATCTCCGGACCCCGCTCAACGTCGCGCAGGGCTACCTCGATTTCGTCCGCTCGGGCGATGCCGAGGACGAAGACGAGCTGCTCGAGCAGGTGGCGGTCTCGCTCGATCGCCTGGAGGCGTATCTCGCCGATCTCGGGACGCTCGAAGCGCAGGGCACCCCCGTCGAGGAAACCGAACCCATCGATATCGCCGACGTGGCGTCGGAGACGTGGGCGAGCGTCGACACCGTGGATGCGTCGCTCGAAATCGAGACGGCGGCGACTGTCAGGGCAGACCGCGGACGCCTCGTCGCGGCGTTTCGGAACGTCTACCGGAACGCGGTCGAGCACGGCGGTGCGTCAGTGGCCGTGACGGTCGGCGACCTCGACGACGGCTTCTACGTCGAGGACGACGGCGACGGACCCGATGTGGGGGGATACGACGACCTCTTCGAGCCGGGTGTTTCGACGACCGACGGCGCGACGGGGCTTGGGCTCGCGATCGTCGAACAGATCGCCGCGGCGCACCGGTGGCGCGTCTCGGCGACCGAGGGACGCGACGGCGGCGTCCGGATCGAATTTCGGAACGCTCGCTGA